The DNA segment tttttttgggggggcattgttttgtttttgtctgcaagacatgcaagatcttagctcccctgcCAGGGATTGAATGAACcgcatcccctgtattggaaggcaacgttttaaccactggacagcccgGGAAGTCCCCCTGGTGAGGATTTATTCCTTATGGAGGAGTCCAAGGGAACCAGCCCCTGGGGCGCAGCCATGCTGGCTTCAGGACCAGGGGTAGACATTTGCTCACTGCCCCTCACGGCCTCCTCCTGCGCCTTCTTGCCCTCCTCGGCCTCCCTCTGGTCCCTTTCCAGGGAGCCAGGCCTGGTTTCCAGGGAGGGGATTCTCAGCATGACCCGCCCTTTCCCTATCTGGTCcgtggtgggggcaggaggaagaggtgaAGATGCTCCAGCATCTTTGGGCAGTGCcagtcaccccacccccactgggtCCCTGGTGCCCCCACAAGAGAAGCAGCAATTAGGTCAGAAACCCCCTCCAGATGCTTCTGCCCTCCCTCATTATCTGGAAACTGATACAGTGTATCAAGGAAAGCCCCCAGGGTGTTTTCCCATCTGTTGCTCTATTTCTGACACATGCTGCTCCCCACCTGGAATTCCCAGGCCCTCCTCTCCTCTTGCCTCACCCCTTcctgactttgggcaagttacctagTCTCTCTGGGCCCTTCTCATTGTAATGTGGACATGACCGTACCCACCTCCTGGGGGTCACTGAAGACTCAAGGGGTTTAATTCACACCAAGGATTTAATGTGGGACCCAGCACAGAATAGGTGCTCAGTGAACGGTGGCTACAGTTCTTCTCAAGGGCCAACTCAACTATTCCTCCAGAAAGCCCTCCCTGACCACCTCAGGCTTAAGGGGGAACTCTGTCTTCTGcctcccactgcccaccccctAGTACCTCTCACATCCTGACATGCATCCTTTGTTGCTGATGCACACCCCAATAAATGTGGGGgcttccatgtgccaggcacGGAGAGCTTTGCATCTGTTAACTCATTTAGCCCTCACAACACccttatcccattttacagaggcgGAAAacaagacacagagaggttaagtaacttatccAACGTCACATAGCAAGGGAAGTGATGGACCCAGACCCAGAACCCAGGCAGTCAAAGTCCAAAGTCCAAGATTCCACCCTTTACCATAAACAGGTTGATAGCCATTCACCCAGGGTGGGGTGTAGGGGGCTAGGATATACACATGACACGAAACCACAGGCTTTGTGGGTTCCAATTTCACTGCTGCGCACCTGCGGTCTAGCCCAGGGCTGTGCCTGTGTGGTCACTGCACGTGGATCACGTCTGCGCAGAAATGTGTCTAAAGGCCGTGTGCCACATGCTCGAAGAACTCAGATACCATATgttcagaatgtgtgtgtgcctgtgtacaATGTCTGTGTGTGCACCCAGTGTGTATTTCTGCAGGGGTGTTGTAGGAGCACATGTCACACACCTTTGTGTAGCTCTCATTACGGCTTGACAGCTAACTATTCCAGAGGGAAGAAGGACTTATTTCCCCTTCATTAGAAAGTGAGGTGCCAGAACCTGGAGCGGCTGCATGACGGGCAGCCTACAGGCCTGTGGAGTGTGAACAGTATGTGATccaagcacatacacacatgtgtgtaactgtgtgtgcatgtgtgcatgctaagtacaCCCACATGCCTGAGTGTCAACAATTCCTGGGTGAATGCCCGCACAGTACATTGGTAGCTGTCTTTGGGTGCATGGAAGTTATATGTGACCCGTGTGTGATAAACACATGTGCACGTACAGGCGTGTATGTGTCCGTAGGCGGAGAGCTGTGTAGGCAGGTACACATAAGAGGACATGTGGTGGGTGCCAGGACGGCACAGTGAGACCTGACTTCcactcctgcctctgcctccgTCTGCTGGGTAACCCTGGATGGGCTGCTGCACCTCCCGAGGCTCACTGTCTGCGTCATAAAATGGGGCCAGTGCGGAGGGTGAGAGAGAATAGAGCCGCAGCACCGTAGCTGCCCAGCACATGCGCCCTACTTGAGGACGCACTATTCGTGAGCACACATACGTGTGCACCACGAGGGTGTGTACATGGAGCCGTGTGTGTTCCCGGGGTGCGGCGTGTcgggggtgggagtgggtgaACACGGGTGTGTATGCAGATGCTGTTCACACTGCGGGCGTGATCTCAGGCTGCAGGGGACACAGTCGTGGAAGTGTGTGTGCGCGCTGTTGCACAGTGCGCgcatgggggtggaggggtggttgAGCCCCAGGCCCCTGGTTTGGAGAGGGGATGGGTTGGGGGGCCTGGTGGGGCGGAGGCGGGTATCCCCGGCTGTCAGGCCCGCGGTGGGTGGGGGCGCCCCGGGCGGCGGTGATGGAGCCCCCGCTCTCCCGCCAGGGCTGCCAAAATACAGGGAGACAGGGTGTAATTACCGGCACTTACCGCGGCCATTACCCCCCTCGCCGCGGCGCGTGACACACGACCCGTCAGCTCGGCGTTTGCACCATTAAGGGGCCTCATTAGCATCCCGGCTCAGAAGCAAAATTACCCTCACTGCTCATTTCAAGATGTCATCAATTTTAATTTAGGGCCCAAAGATAGTACAATGGGAAGGCCCTCCCGGCCAGCCGCGCACGGAAAGAGGGGAGAGGCCGGGGGAAGGGCGGGGGCAGCCAGGGCCAAGGTGGGGGCAGGGCGGAGGGGGCGCGGGGCGCAGCGAGGCGGGAAGGGAGGCGCTGGTCTCCCCGGCCCGAGGTCCCCAGGCTAGGGCCGCCGGGGGCGCCCCCTGGGGAGGAAACAGGATTGTGGGCACAACCAGGGCCCACTCATCCCTCAGGGGCCGCCTGGAAGTGAAGTCTGGAGCCAGACAGTAGCGAGATGCTGTGCCTGGCGTTTCCTTTCGGTTATTCCTTTAAGGAACATGGGGAAACTCcggggtgggctgcagtccgtgagttcgcagagtcggacacaactgggcgactgaaggACAATTCCTTTAATTCCCACAACTACCTTGGGTGGTAGTGATGGCAGTCCCTTTACTGAAGgggaaaggagacagagaaagtacccccgccccccaaactgCCTTAACACACAAGCAGTGGCAGAGACTGCATGTCAACATGGGCCCATTTGATTCCGATGCGCTCCGCCCCTGGACCCAGAACCTGTGCTCGTGGAACGGTCTTCCGGTCAGTGCCTGGGCCCCCCAGCCCCTCTGGTCTGCAGGTGGCTTTTGCCGTTTGTGCCTGGaatgcccctccctctccttgtCAGCCAAGTCCCTCGTGATCCAGTGTGATATCACCCCTGTCTTCCTGTCACCCCCTCACTGGATCATCTTGGCTGTTCACGTGTCTGTCTCGTCACCCCCACCTGTCTGGGGACTGGCTACCAGGGAGTAGGGACTGTCCCTTATCCCCCTGGGACATCCCCGGTACCCGGCACAGAGCCGGCCGTGCGGAGTGCTCAGGGTTTGCTGAGGGAATGAACATCACTGTCTCccagccttcctgtcctcaggtgGAGTCTGGAGGCCAGAGCTGTCGTCCAGGTGGAAGGGGACCACGGAGgtctccccagcccaccctctgTCACTCAGATGAGCACCTGGGGCTCAAGATGGGGCAGGCTTGGCCCGGAGAAGGACTATTTCAGTCTGTCTGTGATGGCTCAAAGTGGGTATGCCtccaaaaatgaaaggaaaaaaaaaagagtgggtatGCCCCAAAGGTTTGTTGagtgactgaatgattgaacacATGGATGCACGCACAAGTGGGTGAGGAGCAGCTCTCCCTGGGGTGCTCCTGGGTCCCTCCGGGAACAGAAATCTTAGTTATTTCCTCTGCGGACCTCACAGCCACTTGACTTATCAGCACTGCTgggacattttcattttataagctGAGCCTGGGCACATGTGATGCCCTGAAAGGGTCTCTTTCTTCTAAAAGGGGAACTACACGGGCCAGGGGATATTTTCCAGAAGGCTtggtgtgggaggtgggggaaCCTTCTTGTTATTTCCAGCTGGGTCCACCACCCCAGTCTGTCTTAACCCATGGTGAGGTTTAGGCCCAGTCTCTGAACCCACTGGGCCTTGGTTTCTCCCAAGTGTAAAGAAGGAGGCTGTAACCCACGCCTCACCTTCTCAGGCCATGGCGTGAGGCTCAGTGACAAGCCAGCAGGAATACGGCCGGGCTGAGACCACAGGGCACCGCCAATCACCCCATGTGCCCTAGTCAGACCCagtcctgcctgcctcccctgctGCCTTCAGCCCCCCAGCTCCCTGGACAGAGCTGGAgcgagaggagaggaaagggccCCCGTCCTGAGCCCAGAGACCAGGTCCTCGCTGGCGGCAGGCGCCGCTCCCAGCCTCACAGAAGACGGATCGCTCCCTTAATCACTCTGGAAAAGAACCCCAAGCcgatataatattataattaattaattcactAAAAAGGTATTAAATTTCTCTCCCCCCTGTGGATATTATCTGAATTCATTGACCTTTAGAAAAATCACCCTCTAATTGTAACCAGGTCCAAAAGCATTTGCAGCCCGTCCCTTTTACATTAATAATATCTTCCCGGACTTGGCTCTGGCTGCTTAAATATTGTATAAATTCCACTGCCCCCCTCGGAAAAGagagagcaaagaaaaaagatgagaatGGAGGAGCCCAAGAGGTGGATGGGGGCTGGACCCCGAGAGGCAAAGGTCTCAGGAAGTGAGGGGCAGGGGGTGAATTGAAGGGGCTCTTTCTATCTGCTTCAGGCGGCGTGGAGGGGGTCCAGGCTTTGAGATGGGGAGGAAGGCATGGGTTGGGAACAGGAGGGTTGATTTTAGGGTTCATTTTTTaggaggctggggcagggaaGACCCATAGTGTATATCAGACTCTCATCCAAGCTAGTGGCTCCAAACAGTGAAGAACCTCTGATTTAAAGGACCAGTGGGTGATGGAAAGAgaaattccaaagaacattctGAGCTCCATCTTCTTCCCCACCTCAGgatcccccctccctcctgccccaggctTCACTCCACTTCCAGACAGCCCTGTTCTGCAGAGGGTGGGCCAGGCCTCGAAGGAAAGATGCTGTGGGATGTCCAAGACTTCCTAACGCTGAGGAGGTGGGTTCTAAGGAGTCGAGAGCCAGCACCAGCCCTTGCCTGTTCTCAGCAGGGCCTGGAATCTACTCTTGGCTTCCCATCTGAATGAGTAGGGAGATGCTCTGCGAATGGCGGGGGTGGAAAGCCACCTTCCTCTGTGTACACCGTGATGAGTGTGTCTGTCCTGCTTCTTGTCCTCAGATCCCAGCTCCCTCCCGGTACAGGAGATGAGAAGCCGGCAGCTGGCAGGGGATGGGCAGATGGAGGGAGTGGAGCGGAGGATGGCAGGACCCTCGCCCAGTGCACCTGCTTGGCTTTGGGGCTCCATGGCGGACCCATGGGAGCCGAAGCTGCTCGTCCTTCCCTGACCTGGCTTGGAGCCCTTCCCAGATCCCCCTGCCTTTTCACATTTTCGCTTCCTCTCCAGTCGCTGGGGGCTTCCTCTGGGAAATGAGGGGGTTCGATGGGTCCGTCTCTGCTTTCACACCAGTCCTCCCCACTCCACCTGTTTACAGATCCCCTCCTCGTGGACCTGATGTCTGGAAAGGTGTTGTGTACCACATAAAGAGTGTGGATGAAGACAGCATCCTCTTATTATTTAATCAGAGATGTTCATAACCTGCAGTCAGAAACTGTCGACCGACTCCATCCCAGCTACTAGCTAAGGGTCGCACAGACCAGTCTCAGATACGTGAACACGTTCTGGTGGCTTGCTGAAATTCTGGAGGTACTCTGTGTCTGCTGAAATCAAACGTAGGATTGCAGCTTGAAAAGCACAACCAAGTGGAGACTGCTCACCTTCTGGCCACTGCCCACGCCTGGCTCTGAGCGCCCTCTTGTGGGCAgaacccacacccacaccctcaGCACACCCCGTTGGACCGTCCAGCTGCAGGTGGTGGCCAGGCTGAAGGAACCTCGGGGCCGGAAGCCAGTAGGCAGGTGAGGATACCATGGTCTTGAGAGGCTGCTTGAAGAAGTGGGAGGGCAGCACGCTACTCCCCTGAGTCAGTCCCCAGGgtgaaaagaaagaacagattgGGGGAGGAGAGAGCCTCTGTGGCCTGAAGGAGAGCCTCGGAAGATTTCCACACCCTCACGCCTCCCCCAGCCAGAGCTCAGGACCTGCCTCAGGAGAAGAAAGGCTCCCAGGCCGTGGGCAGGTCCCGGCTGTGGGGTGGGGCCTGGAACGGGCAGGAGGTGCCCATGCTTGTGCGAGCTCCGACTCACAAAGGCATCCACAGCTCCATCTGACCTTGAGATTAATCCCCGGCCCGGCCGTcatcagcacacacacacccggcCCTTTCCACCTCTCCCTCACACGTTAATTGCTCCAACGTTGATTTGATCTCCCGTTCTGCAAGGAGGAAATTGCCCTCTTAGCCATTTTcatcttgggatttttttttttttttaattaggcccAGTTGTCCTCACAAGGCCCCAAGAGGGGGAAGCCATTTTGGTCTTTGCCTGAAAAGACTGTGGGAAGTCGAGGGAGATGGCAAAGatgctctcctcccttcccccagacACCCCTGGCTCAAGAGGCACACCCCCTCACCCCTGTCTGTCCCAAGCCCATTTCCCCAACCCTGACTGACGTCATAAAGCCCCAGGGTCTTGGAGCAGAGGCCCCCCAGGAACCCCTGTGGGGTGAGAGAGCCTTTAGCCCAGAGAGGAAGGGGTTTGGGAGGGGTCTCCACGCCTGAGGGTGCCGGAGCAGAACCTTCACCCTGGTGCCACCTCCTCCCAACTGTAGTTCACGTGGGTCCCTCTCCCATAACCCACTTAACTCTCATAACCTAGGGAGCTCGTCCTGGGCCTTGCCCCCACAGAGCAGGCAGCCCACCTATGTAGAGGAAAgaactgggggtggggacaggagaAACATGCCCACCGTCCCCAGCCCGGGTAGTCTGGGCCCACAGTGCCCAGGAGCTGTAGACTTGGTTTCCAAGCAACAGGGTCTCCCAGTCACCGGGCTCAGCCAACTCAGGCCTCAGCAGGAGGTGTGAGACCAGCGGGGCGGCAGCGCCACCTTGTGGCCATGGGGAGGGACAGCCCCCAGAAGCACCCAAGACCCCTAAGTAAGGCTACATCTCCAGCTTCCATGGGGCCCTGCTAGGGAGCTGGGGGAACCAGGCGATGGACTCAGTCCCTGCTGTCTGTATCCCCCAGCCCCGATCCCCTTCGGGGGCATCTGAACTGAGTCCATTGGGTTGACTCCTCCCCGGCATCTGTTGGCCCCCAGACCCCCTCCAAAGAGACAGGACAAGCGGGTACAAAGCACAGTGTTTACTAAAGGCACAAAGTGGGGAGCCTTGAGGGGAGCTGCTCTTCCAGCAGTGACCCCACATTCTAACTTGAACCCAGCGCCCCCTCTTCTGGCTACCCCCGCCCTCACACCACCTGGAGGAGAGCTGTTAGCACcaaagggggggtggggggagtgccAGAAAGGCAAGCCTGGGCACCCCTGGACCAGTCCATGCCTCCAAGAAGGAACTTCTGGACCCTTGGTTCCAATGAGTCCTCCTTCACTGATGGGGGGACCAGGCTCAAAGGTAAGGTGACTTCTTACCTCCAGCACACCTTGTCCCCCCTCTGCAGTGCCCCCTCGCCTTGCCCTCATGATTTCACCTCTGGGAGGAGCTGGGCTGGAGGCCTATTCCTGCCCAGCCCCGTGAAAAGAGCTGCCCCTGGGTGGGGGGCTTCCAACCCACAGGCTGCCAAGCGGGCACTAAGTCCACACGGGGTGGGGGGCCGACGGGAGGAGTGAGGCCGGGCAGGGGCTACTTCACACACAAGTGCAGCCTGAAGGGTGGGGGGGCAGTGGCTCTGGCCCTCCCAGACCCCAGGCCCGCCCCTGTCGCCCAGGTCACAGCACGTCGCCCTCCTCCATGCTGAAGCTGCTCCTGCGGCTGCTGGCCTTGGAGGCCTCAGGGGACATGGTGGAGAAGAGGGGGTCGGAGGCCAGTGGGAGCAGGGAGTCGTCTAGGAGCATGAGGCCCAGATCTTTCTTGGACAGGTTGGGGAACGGGGAGGCATGCTCTGGCCCCAGAGGTTCGGGGAAGCCTGGGGGCCCTTCGTTGCCCCCGCCCCCAAAGCTCAGGTTGTGGCTGAAGTCCAGGTGGTGGAATGGGGATGGTGGCTGGGGCGGCTGGGCTGGAGGGGCCAGCGGGGCCTGagggggcagagctgggagtGGTTCGGGGTCAGGGACCTCAGCCCCCAATAGCAGGGCCTCCCCAGGGCCCTCCTCGCTGGGCAGCTCCTGCTTCACCACCTGCTGGGCCAGCTCGGCCATGTTCATGCCAGAGGGCGAGGTGGTGGGCAGGCCATGCACCCGAGCCTGCATCTCCAGCTCCTGCGGGTGGGAAAGAAAGAGGCTGAAGGCGCCCACCCCTGGGAACCCGCTGCcgcccaccccaacccccgctGCCGCCCTTGACCCTCCCTTTGTGGCACTCAAGACCACAAAATATCTCAGCTGGGAGCAAGCATAGGGCAGCTCTAGAGTCTTCACCAGCGTGTTTTCCAGCTACAAGTCGCAACTCATTAGTGGGTTGGGAAACCGCTACAGTTGAGCCTTGAAcagctctctatttttttttaaattgaaatagacTTGCCTAGACTAGACTAGACTAGAAATTATCAGAATGCATTGCATCTATTAAGGATGAGGGTTCTTTCAtgaaactttgattttttttcactttgagctGACTATGTGTGCTGGATTGCAATGTGAATCGTATTATCTaccagaagaaatagaaaatctttgaAGCTGCAGGCCAATTGCCCTTTATATAGGTGACCAGTGTCAGGCCCAAAGAGGACAAAAGGCCTTCAACAACAGAGCCAGGACTAGGTGGCTGTAGGTGGTAGCATGGACTTTCCCAAgcctttgttctttctcttgcTCACTATGGGCACTCCCTGCCAAGTAATTCCAGCTCTCTGCCTCCCACAGAGGTAGGTTTACCCTTTCCTGCCCCCTTGAAGTTAGGTGTAGGCATGTGCTTGCATTGATCAAGGAAATGTGAGCAGAAAGGACCCTAAGAGTGACATGGGGCTTTAAAAACCAGCTCTAGATGTACTATCCACCAGTCTGGATCCTAAAATGAGTCTCGCAGAGCAGACCCTCCAGCTGACATCTGCTGCTTAAAGTGCTGGGGATTGTTTGTTACCCAACAGTAACATCCTGACTGATACGTCTTCCTTCCCCATGGGGATCATCCCTCCATCTCTAACTGCAGAAGTGTAAGCACTGCCCCTGGGGTCAGGACTCAGGCCAGGGGTTAGGAGTCAGAGCCACCCAAGAGGACCAGGTTCAAGACCCAGACCTGGATACGGAGCCAGAGCTGCTTGTTGGTCATCTCCAGGCGCCGAGAATGGTTCTCCAGCTCCCGGGATTTCTGCAGGTCCTTCTGCATTCTCCGGATGTAGTCAACAGAGGCCTTGAGGATGGTGCCCTTGTTCCAGCGCACGTCCCTGCAGGCCAGGCAGAATCAGAGGCTCATGCTCAGAGGAGGGGGCTAGGATTGGCCAGGAGTTTCGTGGGTAGACGTAAAACCCTGCTGTGGTTTCAGAGTTGATGTTGCCGGTCCCAATTTTGCCCCAAACCCCAGACCTGACCAACCCCTATTTATGGAGGAGGCCAATCTCCATCTGCAAATGTGCCCTCCCAAGTGACTGTGGTGCCACCACCCACCTCGTTAATCCCAAGTGAAAGggccagtcgctcagtcgtgtccaattctttgcaaccctgtggactatagcctgccaggcatctctatccacaggatttcccagacaagaacactggagtgggtggctgttcccttctccaggtgatcttcccaacctagggagggaactcgggtctcctgcattgcaagcccAGGAACCAGGCATTTCGGAGCAGCCTCCTTCCCCAAGCCTCCCATTCCTGCCACCAAAACCCACACCTGTTCTCGACCCTCATGACTCCTGTCCCCAGACCACCTCTGCACCAgtctggtggcctcagcaaactTTCCTAGCATGACTCCTCCTCTAGGAAGCCTCCCTGACCCCACCCTTACTTCTGGGACCTGTACTCCTTCCTGTCTTGAGCCTTTCTTAGTTAGGGGATGGAAGGTTCTTCTTTTCCCAAACAGATGATAAGATCTCTAAGAAGCAAAAGGGGATTCTCTTCCCATcctttccccctggcaaccagcaGATGATACCTGTGAGCTgctgctctcccctcccctttctccaGAAAATCTACTCACAAATCATTGGCCTTGGGGATCAGCATGCCCAGCTCCTTGATGCGGTCATTGATGTTGAACCTCCGTCGCCTTTCAACTAGAAGTAACAAACATCGGGGGAAACAATTGGGGAGATGAGGACCCCACCTTCCAGCCCAAGGAGGGAAGCCTTAGTTCTTCTGGGAAGGAACGGGTGACATgagcgaagagccaactcattgaagactctgggaaagactgacggcaggaggagaaggggatgacagaggacaagatggttggatggcatctctgactcgatggacatgagtttgagcaagctctgggagatggggaaggacagggaagcctggcatgctgcagcctgtgaggtctcaaagagtcggacacgaccaagcaacggaataaccgccaccaccaccaaatGGGGTGGCTGTGGGGGTAAGAGGGTTGGGGGCAGGCCAGACATGATTAAGGAGGGGAAGACTGTAGCAGACAAAGCTGCCTGGAGAGGCCTGATCCAGTGCTCAGAAGGCTCCACGCCCTAAAGAAAACAATCTGATAAACTCATTGCCTCTGAAGTTCTGGGAATTTCATGAATATCTCTTCCCTGGAGCACCTCTCCCCCCACCTCCTAACAAGGACTGGTGGGAAGAGGCTGAATCCAGTCACGCCAATACCAGGATTTTAAGGCCTCATGTAAGGAATCCTTCCTAGAAGCTGCACGTCAGAGGGTAGCTTTGGAGCCAGCCCAggtgagaggaggaagaggggcaggGGAGACTCACTGAGGTTGTGATTGTCTTTCTTCTGCCGCTCCTTGGCCAGGGCCCGGCTCTCAGCATCTGGAGAACAGAAGAGGAGAGCTGGGAGGGGAGGTGCTGGGGAGACACAGCCGGGATGGGGGCGCTCCCGGAGGCAGCGGGCAATACCTGTGAGCTCACGCTTCTGCGTCAGGTCGGCTGGGCAGGAGCTGCTGGTGACGCCCACCAGGGAGGCGGTGACCTGGGGGTCTCCACTGTACACATTCAGGTGACTGCTGGACAGGGGCAGCTGCAGGAAGAGGCAGGGAAGAAGACTCAGTGAGCGGCCCCCATTCTGCGGGGGCCTCTCCCCAGGGCCCATCGCCCCAGGAACAGCGATTCCCCAGGACAGCTGGGGAGACCACGCTGGGGTCAGAGTCTGGGCAGAGTCCAGAGCTGCAGAGGCAGCCCCTGCCCTCAGCGAGCAGCACCCAGTGCTGCTGGAAGCAGCGGCAGGAGGGGAGATAGGGCCTGTAGAAGCCTGGGGGAGGAGCACCTAATCTGGAGTTTCTGGAAGGTTTCCAGAGGGCGTGGTGAGGAAGGGCACTAGAGCAGGGGGTGGCTGAGCAGAGAAGCAGACCGGAAGGAGCTGTCGAGCGCAGAGCGTGATGCGGGCAATGCTGGGGGACCCAGGAGGGCAGGTTCCACTTGCAGAGACCCTGGTGCTTGACGACAGGCAGCCATTGAGGGGTTAAACGGGGGCCCCACAGGAAAAGATCTGAGTTCTGGAAAGATCTCCTACCACACGTTCACGAAAAGCAAAATCACAGGCCCAGAACCCTGCAGAGTACAGGGGGAACCACGGACAGGGCCAGCTGCTGTGCCCTGCTctctcccctcccagccctccaAGGCCCTGCTGGCAGCAGCAGGCTTTCCATCCTGCTGAGCCACACTGGCACCAGGGCAGCGGTCATGGAGAACTGACTCCCTGACCTCCCACAGCATCGAGGGCCAGGGCCCCAAGGGCGGGAGTGAGCAGCTAAGGCTCATGGAGCTCCAAAAAAAGGGGAGAAGATACCCCAGTTTCCCCTGCTCAATGTAAATACCTGTCCCCCATTGCACAGAACTCGTCCCCAATGTCTTGCCTTATCTAAGTTGCCCACCATCCCCAGGGGTTCAGAACCGTTAAGGGACTTCCCAGGGTCACAGCCAAAGATAGGCATCTAGATTCTAAGCCTGGCCCTTTCCCACCCACCCAGGAACCTGTAGGGGAAGGCTGGACCATGACTGCTGCTAAGGCTGCTGGAGGCGGAGGACCAAGCAGGCCTGATAGCACTTCCCCCTCAGAGGGAGGGGCACAGGCCTGTGCTCCACTGGGCCGCAGGCTTAGTagaggtgtgtgcatgtgtgtgagtggctcaatcgtgtccagctctttgggaacctgtggactgtggcccaccaggttcctctgtccatgggattctccaggcaagaatactggagtgggtcgccattctcttctccaggggattttcgcaacccagggatcgaacctgggtcttctgcatcacGGGCATattctttcccgtctgagccaccagggaagcccttggtagaggagtgaaagtgaaagtcgctcagtcgtgtccgattctttgcgacccagtgggctatacagtccatggaattctccaggccagaatactggagtgggtagctagcttttcccttctccaggggatcttcccaacccagcaatcgaacccaggtctcccgcattgcaggcagattctttaccaggtagaGAAGAGCCCCATATCCCTAGGGAACTCATCCGCTCCAGGCCTTCCTGGAGCCACACTGCTCCCCTCAGCACCAGTGCCCCCCACCCGCCCCATCCCAAGTTGGGCAGCCCTCCCCAGACACCCCTCCCCACTGAAGCCCCACCACGCACACAGGCTAAGGGACATGTCTCTGGATGCACAATTCTCCTGGGCCTGGGCCCTCGTCACATGGTTGGATGGAGGTGACTCTCATCTCTGCAGCGAGACACCATCTCCGCCCAGGTGAGGACCCTGTCTCTAGTTCTCTCCTGGGTCACGGCTCTTGGGtggcctctgcccc comes from the Capricornis sumatraensis isolate serow.1 chromosome 22, serow.2, whole genome shotgun sequence genome and includes:
- the TFEB gene encoding transcription factor EB; amino-acid sequence: MASRIGLRMQLMREQAQQEEQRERMQQQAVMHYMQQQQQQQQQQLGGPPTPAINTPVHFQSPPPVPGEVLKVQSYLENPTSYHLQQSRDQKVREYLSETYGNKFAAHISPAQGSPKPLPAASPGVRPAHVLSSSAGNSAPNSPMAMLHIGSNPEREFDVIDNIMCLDDVLGFINPETQMPNTLPLSSSHLNVYSGDPQVTASLVGVTSSSCPADLTQKRELTDAESRALAKERQKKDNHNLIERRRRFNINDRIKELGMLIPKANDLDVRWNKGTILKASVDYIRRMQKDLQKSRELENHSRRLEMTNKQLWLRIQELEMQARVHGLPTTSPSGMNMAELAQQVVKQELPSEEGPGEALLLGAEVPDPEPLPALPPQAPLAPPAQPPQPPSPFHHLDFSHNLSFGGGGNEGPPGFPEPLGPEHASPFPNLSKKDLGLMLLDDSLLPLASDPLFSTMSPEASKASSRRSSFSMEEGDVL